In Mustela lutreola isolate mMusLut2 chromosome 1, mMusLut2.pri, whole genome shotgun sequence, one genomic interval encodes:
- the USP28 gene encoding ubiquitin carboxyl-terminal hydrolase 28 isoform X1 yields MTAELHQDDAARAADRHGSSCQMLLNQLREITGIQDPSFLHEALKASNGDITQAVSLLTEERVKEPSPDTVATEPSEGEGNTASKEALAKVIDLTHDNKDDLQAAIALSLLESPKIQADGRDLNRMHEAASAETKRSKRKRCEVWGEHPNPNGWRRVDGWPVGLKNVGNTCWFSAVIQSLFQLPEFRRLVLSYSLPQNVLENCPSHTEKRNIVFMQELQYLFALMMGSNRKFVDPSAALDLLKGAFRSPEEQQQDVSEFTHKLLDWLEDAFQLAVNVNSNPRNKSENPMVQLFYGTFLTEGVREGKPFCNNETFGQYPLQVNGYRNLDECLEGAMVEGDIELLPSDHSVKYGQERWFTKLPPVLTFELSRFEFNQSLGQPEKIHNKLEFPQIIYMDRYMYKSKELIRSKRECIRKLKEEIKVLQQKLERYVKYGSGPARFPLPDMLKYVIEFASTKPASESTASQSDAHTMLPLSSAHCPVSDLATEESSNKESSSSDVEGTFSSPEDSLPKSKAMNKPLVSSRSSMEMPAQPAPRTVTDEEINFVKTCLQRWRSEIEQDIQDLKNCIASTTQTMEQMYCDPLLRQVPYRLHAVLVHEGQANAGHYWAYIYNQPRQVWLKYNDISVTESSWEELERDSYGGLRNVSAYCLMYINDQLPHFSAEAAPSESDQMLGEVDALSVELKHYIQEDNWRFEQEVEEWEEEQSCKIPQMESSSSSASQDFSPSPEPSAASSHGARCLASEHAVIVKEQTAQAIANTAQAYERSGVEAALNELKEAEPKKPMPPETTLAEQSEQPPKAKDAESAAPPSSEASEVEIPSVGRILVRADADGYDEEVMLSPAMQGVILAIAKARQTFDRDGSEAGLIKAFHEEYSRLYQLAKETPTAHSDPRLQHVLVYFFQNEAPKRVVERTLLEQFADKNLSYDERSISIMKVAQAKLKEIGPDDMNMEEYKKWHEDYSLFRKVSVYLLTGLELYQKGKYQEALSYLVYAYQSNAALLMKGPRRGVKESVIALYRRKCLLELNAKAASLFETNDDHSVTEGINVMNELIIPCIHLIINNDISKDDLHAIEVMRNHWCSYLGQDIAENLQLCLGEFLPRLLDPSAEIIVLKEPPTIRPNSPYDLCSRFAAVMESIQGVSTVTVK; encoded by the exons AGCTGCCAAATGCTGTTAAACCAACTACGAGAAATCACAGGCATTCAGGACCCTTCCTTTCTTCATGAAGCTCTGAAG gCCAGTAATGGTGACATCACCCAAGCTGTCAGCCTTCTCACTGAGGAAAGAGTTAAAGAGCCCAGTCCGGACACTGTTGCTACAGAACCATCTGAAGGCGAGGGGAACACGGCCAGCAAAGAAGCATTAGCAA AAGTGATAGACCTTACCCATGATAACAAAGACGATCTTCAAGCTGCCATTGCTTTGAGTCTACTGGAATCCCCCAAAATTCAAGCTGATGGAAGAGATCTGAACAG GATGCATGAAGCAGCCTCCGCAGAGACGAAACGCTCCAAGAGAAAACGCTGTGAAGTCTGGGGAGAACATCCCAACCCTAACGGCTGGAGGAGAGTTGACGGGTGGCCCGTTGGGTTGAAGAATGTTGGCAATACATGTTGGTTTAGTGCTGTTATTCAG tctctCTTTCAACTGCCTGAATTTCGAAGACTCGTCCTCAGCTATAGTCTGCCACAGAATGTGCTTGAAAACTGTCCAAGTCACACT gaaaagagaaatatcgTGTTTATGCAAGAGCTTCAGTATTTGTTTGCTCTGATGATGGGATCAAATCGCAAATTTGTAGACCCCTCAGCAGCCCTGGATCTCTTAAAAGGAGCATTCCGATCGCCTGAGGAACAGCAG CAAGATGTGAGTGAATTCACACACAAGCTCCTGGATTGGCTAGAGGACGCATTCCAGCTAGCTGTGAATGTTAA cagcaatcCCAGGAACAAATCTGAAAATCCAATGGTGCAGCTTTTCTACGGTACTTTCCTCACTGAAGGGGTTCGTGAAG GAAAGCCCTTTTGTAACAATGAGACCTTCGGCCAGTATCCCCTTCAGGTAAATGGTTATCGCAACTTAGACGAATGTTTGGAAGGGGCCATGGTGGAGGGTGACATTGAGCTGCTTCCTTCCGATCATTCGGTGAAGTATGGGCAAGAG CGTTGGTTTACAAAGCTACCTCCAGTCTTGACCTTCGAACTGTCAAGATTCGAGTTCAATCAGTCCCTTGGCCAGCCAGAGAAAATTCACAATAAGCTGGAATTTCCTCAGATCATTTACATGGACAG GTACATGTACAAGAGCAAAGAGCTTATTCGAAGTAAGAGAGAGTGTATTCGAAAGttgaaggaggaaataaaagttCTGCagcaaaaactggaaag GTACGTGAAGTACGGCTCAGGCCCAGCTCGGTTCCCGCTCCCTGACATGCTGAAATACGTTATTGAATTTGCGAGTACAAAACCGGCCTCGGAAAGCACCGCGTCTCAAAGTGATGCTCACACAATGTTACCGCTTTCATCAGCACACTGCCCGGTTTCTGACCTGGCGACCGAGGAAAG tTCAAATAAAGAAAGCTCTTCTTCGGATGTTGAAGGTACCTTTTCTTCTCCTGAAGATTCTCTGCCCAAGTCTAAGGCAATGAATAAGCCACTTGTATCTTCCCGGTCTTCCATGGAAATGCCGGCCCAGCCAGCTCCTCGGACCGTTACAGATGAGGAGATAAACTTTGTTAAGACCTGTCTTCAGAGGTGGAGGAGTGAGATTGAACAAGATATACAAG ATTTAAAGAACTGTATTGCAAGCACTACCCAGACTATGGAGCAGATGTACTGTGACCCTCTCCTTCGGCAG GTGCCTTATCGCCTGCACGCTGTTCTCGTTCATGAAGGGCAAGCCAACGCTGGACACTATTGGGCCTATATCTATAATCAACCCCGACAAGTCTGGCTCAAGTACAATGACATCTCTGTTACTGAGTCTTCCTGGGAAGAACTTGAGAGAGATTCTTACGGGGGCCTGAGGAACGTTAGTGCCTACTGTCTCATGTACATAAACGACCAGCTACCTCACTTCAGTGCAG AGGCAGCCCCAAGCGAATCGGATCAGATGTTAGGAGAAGTGGATGCGCTGTCTGTTGAACTGAAGCATTATATCCAGGAGGATAACTGGAGGTTTGAGCAGGAAGTCGAGGAGTGGGAAGAAGAGCAGTCTTGCAAAATCCCTCAAATGGAATCCTCCAGCAGCTCAGCATCACAGGATttctctccatccccag AGCCTTCGGCAGCCTCCTCGCACGGAGCCCGCTGCTTGGCGTCGGAGCACGCGGTGATTGTCAAGGAGCAGACGGCGCAGGCCATTGCCAACACCGCGCAGGCCTATGAGAGGAGCGGCGTCGAGGCGGCACTGAATGAG CTTAAGGAAGCTGAACCCAAGAAGCCCATGCCCCCGGAAACAACCCTTGCAGAGCAGTCAGAGCAGCCCCCAAAGGCGAAGGACGCAGAGTCTGCCGCCCCGCCTAGTTCTGAGGCGTCTGAAGTCGAGATCCCCAGTGTGGGGAGGATTCTGGTTAGAGCTGATGCAGATGGATATGATGAGGAG GTGATGCTGAGCCCCGCCATGCAAGGGGTCATCCTGGCCATAGCTAAAGCCCGTCAGACCTTTGACCGAGATGGGTCTGAAGCAGGGCTTATTAag GCATTCCATGAAGAATACTCCAGGCTCTACCAGCTTGCCAAAGAGACGCCCACTGCTCACAGCGACCCTCGGCTCCAGCATGTGCTGGTCTACTTTTTCCAAAATGAAGCGCCCAAAAGAGTAGTAGAACGGACCCTCCTGGAACAGTTTGCAGATAAGAATCTTAGCTACGATGAAAG ATCCATCAGCATCATGAAGGTGGCGCAAGCTAAACTGAAGGAGATTGGTCCTGACGACATGAATATGGAAGAGTACAAG AAGTGGCATGAAGATTATAGTTTATTTCGAAAGGTGTCTGTGTATCTCCTCACAGGCCTGGAACTCTACCAAAAAGGAAA GTACCAAGAGGCGCTCTCCTACCTGGTCTATGCGTATCAGAGCAACGCCGCTCTCCTGATGAAGGGGCCTCGCCGCGGGGTGAAGGAGTCGGTCATCGCTTTATACCGAAGAAAATGCCTTCTG GAGCTGAACGCCAAAGCAGCTTCTCTCTTTGAAACAAACGACGACCATTCTGTAACGGAGGGCATTAATGTGATGAATGAGTTGATCATTCCCTGCATTCACCTTATCATTAATAACGACATCTCCAAGGATGACCTACATGCCATCGAGGTCATGAGAAACCACTGGTGCTCTTACCTCGGGCAAGACATCGCTG
- the USP28 gene encoding ubiquitin carboxyl-terminal hydrolase 28 isoform X6 has protein sequence MRWFTKLPPVLTFELSRFEFNQSLGQPEKIHNKLEFPQIIYMDRYMYKSKELIRSKRECIRKLKEEIKVLQQKLERYVKYGSGPARFPLPDMLKYVIEFASTKPASESTASQSDAHTMLPLSSAHCPVSDLATEESSNKESSSSDVEGTFSSPEDSLPKSKAMNKPLVSSRSSMEMPAQPAPRTVTDEEINFVKTCLQRWRSEIEQDIQDLKNCIASTTQTMEQMYCDPLLRQVPYRLHAVLVHEGQANAGHYWAYIYNQPRQVWLKYNDISVTESSWEELERDSYGGLRNVSAYCLMYINDQLPHFSAEAAPSESDQMLGEVDALSVELKHYIQEDNWRFEQEVEEWEEEQSCKIPQMESSSSSASQDFSPSPEPSAASSHGARCLASEHAVIVKEQTAQAIANTAQAYERSGVEAALNELKEAEPKKPMPPETTLAEQSEQPPKAKDAESAAPPSSEASEVEIPSVGRILVRADADGYDEEVMLSPAMQGVILAIAKARQTFDRDGSEAGLIKAFHEEYSRLYQLAKETPTAHSDPRLQHVLVYFFQNEAPKRVVERTLLEQFADKNLSYDERSISIMKVAQAKLKEIGPDDMNMEEYKKWHEDYSLFRKVSVYLLTGLELYQKGKYQEALSYLVYAYQSNAALLMKGPRRGVKESVIALYRRKCLLELNAKAASLFETNDDHSVTEGINVMNELIIPCIHLIINNDISKDDLHAIEVMRNHWCSYLGQDIAENLQLCLGEFLPRLLDPSAEIIVLKEPPTIRPNSPYDLCSRFAAVMESIQGVSTVTVK, from the exons ATG CGTTGGTTTACAAAGCTACCTCCAGTCTTGACCTTCGAACTGTCAAGATTCGAGTTCAATCAGTCCCTTGGCCAGCCAGAGAAAATTCACAATAAGCTGGAATTTCCTCAGATCATTTACATGGACAG GTACATGTACAAGAGCAAAGAGCTTATTCGAAGTAAGAGAGAGTGTATTCGAAAGttgaaggaggaaataaaagttCTGCagcaaaaactggaaag GTACGTGAAGTACGGCTCAGGCCCAGCTCGGTTCCCGCTCCCTGACATGCTGAAATACGTTATTGAATTTGCGAGTACAAAACCGGCCTCGGAAAGCACCGCGTCTCAAAGTGATGCTCACACAATGTTACCGCTTTCATCAGCACACTGCCCGGTTTCTGACCTGGCGACCGAGGAAAG tTCAAATAAAGAAAGCTCTTCTTCGGATGTTGAAGGTACCTTTTCTTCTCCTGAAGATTCTCTGCCCAAGTCTAAGGCAATGAATAAGCCACTTGTATCTTCCCGGTCTTCCATGGAAATGCCGGCCCAGCCAGCTCCTCGGACCGTTACAGATGAGGAGATAAACTTTGTTAAGACCTGTCTTCAGAGGTGGAGGAGTGAGATTGAACAAGATATACAAG ATTTAAAGAACTGTATTGCAAGCACTACCCAGACTATGGAGCAGATGTACTGTGACCCTCTCCTTCGGCAG GTGCCTTATCGCCTGCACGCTGTTCTCGTTCATGAAGGGCAAGCCAACGCTGGACACTATTGGGCCTATATCTATAATCAACCCCGACAAGTCTGGCTCAAGTACAATGACATCTCTGTTACTGAGTCTTCCTGGGAAGAACTTGAGAGAGATTCTTACGGGGGCCTGAGGAACGTTAGTGCCTACTGTCTCATGTACATAAACGACCAGCTACCTCACTTCAGTGCAG AGGCAGCCCCAAGCGAATCGGATCAGATGTTAGGAGAAGTGGATGCGCTGTCTGTTGAACTGAAGCATTATATCCAGGAGGATAACTGGAGGTTTGAGCAGGAAGTCGAGGAGTGGGAAGAAGAGCAGTCTTGCAAAATCCCTCAAATGGAATCCTCCAGCAGCTCAGCATCACAGGATttctctccatccccag AGCCTTCGGCAGCCTCCTCGCACGGAGCCCGCTGCTTGGCGTCGGAGCACGCGGTGATTGTCAAGGAGCAGACGGCGCAGGCCATTGCCAACACCGCGCAGGCCTATGAGAGGAGCGGCGTCGAGGCGGCACTGAATGAG CTTAAGGAAGCTGAACCCAAGAAGCCCATGCCCCCGGAAACAACCCTTGCAGAGCAGTCAGAGCAGCCCCCAAAGGCGAAGGACGCAGAGTCTGCCGCCCCGCCTAGTTCTGAGGCGTCTGAAGTCGAGATCCCCAGTGTGGGGAGGATTCTGGTTAGAGCTGATGCAGATGGATATGATGAGGAG GTGATGCTGAGCCCCGCCATGCAAGGGGTCATCCTGGCCATAGCTAAAGCCCGTCAGACCTTTGACCGAGATGGGTCTGAAGCAGGGCTTATTAag GCATTCCATGAAGAATACTCCAGGCTCTACCAGCTTGCCAAAGAGACGCCCACTGCTCACAGCGACCCTCGGCTCCAGCATGTGCTGGTCTACTTTTTCCAAAATGAAGCGCCCAAAAGAGTAGTAGAACGGACCCTCCTGGAACAGTTTGCAGATAAGAATCTTAGCTACGATGAAAG ATCCATCAGCATCATGAAGGTGGCGCAAGCTAAACTGAAGGAGATTGGTCCTGACGACATGAATATGGAAGAGTACAAG AAGTGGCATGAAGATTATAGTTTATTTCGAAAGGTGTCTGTGTATCTCCTCACAGGCCTGGAACTCTACCAAAAAGGAAA GTACCAAGAGGCGCTCTCCTACCTGGTCTATGCGTATCAGAGCAACGCCGCTCTCCTGATGAAGGGGCCTCGCCGCGGGGTGAAGGAGTCGGTCATCGCTTTATACCGAAGAAAATGCCTTCTG GAGCTGAACGCCAAAGCAGCTTCTCTCTTTGAAACAAACGACGACCATTCTGTAACGGAGGGCATTAATGTGATGAATGAGTTGATCATTCCCTGCATTCACCTTATCATTAATAACGACATCTCCAAGGATGACCTACATGCCATCGAGGTCATGAGAAACCACTGGTGCTCTTACCTCGGGCAAGACATCGCTG
- the USP28 gene encoding ubiquitin carboxyl-terminal hydrolase 28 isoform X5, whose translation MTAELHQDDAARAADRHGSSCQMLLNQLREITGIQDPSFLHEALKASNGDITQAVSLLTEERVKEPSPDTVATEPSEGEGNTASKEALAKVIDLTHDNKDDLQAAIALSLLESPKIQADGRDLNRMHEAASAETKRSKRKRCEVWGEHPNPNGWRRVDGWPVGLKNVGNTCWFSAVIQSLFQLPEFRRLVLSYSLPQNVLENCPSHTEKRNIVFMQELQYLFALMMGSNRKFVDPSAALDLLKGAFRSPEEQQQDVSEFTHKLLDWLEDAFQLAVNVNNPRNKSENPMVQLFYGTFLTEGVREGKPFCNNETFGQYPLQVNGYRNLDECLEGAMVEGDIELLPSDHSVKYGQERWFTKLPPVLTFELSRFEFNQSLGQPEKIHNKLEFPQIIYMDRYMYKSKELIRSKRECIRKLKEEIKVLQQKLERYVKYGSGPARFPLPDMLKYVIEFASTKPASESTASQSDAHTMLPLSSAHCPVSDLATEESSNKESSSSDVEGTFSSPEDSLPKSKAMNKPLVSSRSSMEMPAQPAPRTVTDEEINFVKTCLQRWRSEIEQDIQDLKNCIASTTQTMEQMYCDPLLRQVPYRLHAVLVHEGQANAGHYWAYIYNQPRQVWLKYNDISVTESSWEELERDSYGGLRNVSAYCLMYINDQLPHFSAEAAPSESDQMLGEVDALSVELKHYIQEDNWRFEQEVEEWEEEQSCKIPQMESSSSSASQDFSPSPEPSAASSHGARCLASEHAVIVKEQTAQAIANTAQAYERSGVEAALNEAFHEEYSRLYQLAKETPTAHSDPRLQHVLVYFFQNEAPKRVVERTLLEQFADKNLSYDERSISIMKVAQAKLKEIGPDDMNMEEYKKWHEDYSLFRKVSVYLLTGLELYQKGKYQEALSYLVYAYQSNAALLMKGPRRGVKESVIALYRRKCLLELNAKAASLFETNDDHSVTEGINVMNELIIPCIHLIINNDISKDDLHAIEVMRNHWCSYLGQDIAENLQLCLGEFLPRLLDPSAEIIVLKEPPTIRPNSPYDLCSRFAAVMESIQGVSTVTVK comes from the exons AGCTGCCAAATGCTGTTAAACCAACTACGAGAAATCACAGGCATTCAGGACCCTTCCTTTCTTCATGAAGCTCTGAAG gCCAGTAATGGTGACATCACCCAAGCTGTCAGCCTTCTCACTGAGGAAAGAGTTAAAGAGCCCAGTCCGGACACTGTTGCTACAGAACCATCTGAAGGCGAGGGGAACACGGCCAGCAAAGAAGCATTAGCAA AAGTGATAGACCTTACCCATGATAACAAAGACGATCTTCAAGCTGCCATTGCTTTGAGTCTACTGGAATCCCCCAAAATTCAAGCTGATGGAAGAGATCTGAACAG GATGCATGAAGCAGCCTCCGCAGAGACGAAACGCTCCAAGAGAAAACGCTGTGAAGTCTGGGGAGAACATCCCAACCCTAACGGCTGGAGGAGAGTTGACGGGTGGCCCGTTGGGTTGAAGAATGTTGGCAATACATGTTGGTTTAGTGCTGTTATTCAG tctctCTTTCAACTGCCTGAATTTCGAAGACTCGTCCTCAGCTATAGTCTGCCACAGAATGTGCTTGAAAACTGTCCAAGTCACACT gaaaagagaaatatcgTGTTTATGCAAGAGCTTCAGTATTTGTTTGCTCTGATGATGGGATCAAATCGCAAATTTGTAGACCCCTCAGCAGCCCTGGATCTCTTAAAAGGAGCATTCCGATCGCCTGAGGAACAGCAG CAAGATGTGAGTGAATTCACACACAAGCTCCTGGATTGGCTAGAGGACGCATTCCAGCTAGCTGTGAATGTTAA caatcCCAGGAACAAATCTGAAAATCCAATGGTGCAGCTTTTCTACGGTACTTTCCTCACTGAAGGGGTTCGTGAAG GAAAGCCCTTTTGTAACAATGAGACCTTCGGCCAGTATCCCCTTCAGGTAAATGGTTATCGCAACTTAGACGAATGTTTGGAAGGGGCCATGGTGGAGGGTGACATTGAGCTGCTTCCTTCCGATCATTCGGTGAAGTATGGGCAAGAG CGTTGGTTTACAAAGCTACCTCCAGTCTTGACCTTCGAACTGTCAAGATTCGAGTTCAATCAGTCCCTTGGCCAGCCAGAGAAAATTCACAATAAGCTGGAATTTCCTCAGATCATTTACATGGACAG GTACATGTACAAGAGCAAAGAGCTTATTCGAAGTAAGAGAGAGTGTATTCGAAAGttgaaggaggaaataaaagttCTGCagcaaaaactggaaag GTACGTGAAGTACGGCTCAGGCCCAGCTCGGTTCCCGCTCCCTGACATGCTGAAATACGTTATTGAATTTGCGAGTACAAAACCGGCCTCGGAAAGCACCGCGTCTCAAAGTGATGCTCACACAATGTTACCGCTTTCATCAGCACACTGCCCGGTTTCTGACCTGGCGACCGAGGAAAG tTCAAATAAAGAAAGCTCTTCTTCGGATGTTGAAGGTACCTTTTCTTCTCCTGAAGATTCTCTGCCCAAGTCTAAGGCAATGAATAAGCCACTTGTATCTTCCCGGTCTTCCATGGAAATGCCGGCCCAGCCAGCTCCTCGGACCGTTACAGATGAGGAGATAAACTTTGTTAAGACCTGTCTTCAGAGGTGGAGGAGTGAGATTGAACAAGATATACAAG ATTTAAAGAACTGTATTGCAAGCACTACCCAGACTATGGAGCAGATGTACTGTGACCCTCTCCTTCGGCAG GTGCCTTATCGCCTGCACGCTGTTCTCGTTCATGAAGGGCAAGCCAACGCTGGACACTATTGGGCCTATATCTATAATCAACCCCGACAAGTCTGGCTCAAGTACAATGACATCTCTGTTACTGAGTCTTCCTGGGAAGAACTTGAGAGAGATTCTTACGGGGGCCTGAGGAACGTTAGTGCCTACTGTCTCATGTACATAAACGACCAGCTACCTCACTTCAGTGCAG AGGCAGCCCCAAGCGAATCGGATCAGATGTTAGGAGAAGTGGATGCGCTGTCTGTTGAACTGAAGCATTATATCCAGGAGGATAACTGGAGGTTTGAGCAGGAAGTCGAGGAGTGGGAAGAAGAGCAGTCTTGCAAAATCCCTCAAATGGAATCCTCCAGCAGCTCAGCATCACAGGATttctctccatccccag AGCCTTCGGCAGCCTCCTCGCACGGAGCCCGCTGCTTGGCGTCGGAGCACGCGGTGATTGTCAAGGAGCAGACGGCGCAGGCCATTGCCAACACCGCGCAGGCCTATGAGAGGAGCGGCGTCGAGGCGGCACTGAATGAG GCATTCCATGAAGAATACTCCAGGCTCTACCAGCTTGCCAAAGAGACGCCCACTGCTCACAGCGACCCTCGGCTCCAGCATGTGCTGGTCTACTTTTTCCAAAATGAAGCGCCCAAAAGAGTAGTAGAACGGACCCTCCTGGAACAGTTTGCAGATAAGAATCTTAGCTACGATGAAAG ATCCATCAGCATCATGAAGGTGGCGCAAGCTAAACTGAAGGAGATTGGTCCTGACGACATGAATATGGAAGAGTACAAG AAGTGGCATGAAGATTATAGTTTATTTCGAAAGGTGTCTGTGTATCTCCTCACAGGCCTGGAACTCTACCAAAAAGGAAA GTACCAAGAGGCGCTCTCCTACCTGGTCTATGCGTATCAGAGCAACGCCGCTCTCCTGATGAAGGGGCCTCGCCGCGGGGTGAAGGAGTCGGTCATCGCTTTATACCGAAGAAAATGCCTTCTG GAGCTGAACGCCAAAGCAGCTTCTCTCTTTGAAACAAACGACGACCATTCTGTAACGGAGGGCATTAATGTGATGAATGAGTTGATCATTCCCTGCATTCACCTTATCATTAATAACGACATCTCCAAGGATGACCTACATGCCATCGAGGTCATGAGAAACCACTGGTGCTCTTACCTCGGGCAAGACATCGCTG